The following are encoded in a window of Sulfurimonas sp. C5 genomic DNA:
- a CDS encoding cytochrome b/b6 domain-containing protein, protein MSRKKVQRMTAAMRINHWVVALSMVVAVVTGLYIGHPYYQSFIADPAADKYVMAYNRLAHFIVAIIFDVSSVVVAYLYFCSRFEKAYKKLLPTPKNIMEFLAVALNLITFNRVKKFDSSHSDSFNAVFFFIFHLLLVWMLLTGLQLYVHGLESGESSIGSWWPALLHLATDWTVPVTGGTFMDVRISHHYTMYFILAWVMFHIYYQIWRTIFWQEGDIAIVVGGSKFVEDKTN, encoded by the coding sequence ATGAGTCGTAAAAAAGTACAAAGAATGACGGCAGCCATGAGAATCAACCACTGGGTGGTTGCTCTTTCTATGGTTGTTGCAGTAGTCACAGGATTATATATCGGGCATCCTTATTACCAGAGTTTTATTGCAGACCCGGCAGCAGATAAATATGTGATGGCATACAATAGATTAGCTCACTTCATCGTAGCAATTATTTTTGATGTGAGCAGTGTGGTTGTAGCTTATCTGTATTTTTGTTCGAGATTTGAAAAAGCATATAAAAAGTTGCTTCCAACACCCAAAAACATTATGGAGTTTTTAGCAGTAGCATTGAATCTTATAACGTTTAACCGTGTGAAAAAGTTTGATTCTTCACATAGTGACAGTTTTAATGCCGTATTCTTTTTCATTTTCCATTTACTCCTTGTGTGGATGTTATTAACAGGTTTGCAACTTTATGTTCACGGACTTGAAAGTGGTGAAAGTTCTATCGGTTCTTGGTGGCCGGCATTATTGCATCTGGCGACTGACTGGACTGTACCAGTTACAGGTGGAACATTTATGGATGTAAGAATTTCACACCATTACACAATGTATTTTATTTTAGCTTGGGTAATGTTTCATATCTATTATCAAATCTGGAGAACTATCTTCTGGCAAGAAGGGGATATTGCAATCGTTGTTGGTGGAAGTAAATTTGTTGAAGATAAAACAAATTAA